Part of the Muntiacus reevesi chromosome 8, mMunRee1.1, whole genome shotgun sequence genome is shown below.
CCCAATTGTGCTTttcatttacaaagaaaaaagtgTCCCCCTGAAGTTTAAGAGATCAGATGTGCTGGAAGGACTGAACTGTGCAATCctgtcaagaaaaaaaatcaagaggtgTCCAGCTTCTAGAAAAACCCAGAACTCTCTAGAGTACTCCTCCCCTCCATTTTCcagaaattagaaaattattgttattatttttagaaagttaACAGCAGTTGCCTTTCCCCAGGAACAGGGATGTGTTGATTCCTTTTTGCTGGCAAACACCCAATTTTCTCtaaagcagcagcagaaaggCCACCGGATGCTCAGAGGCAAATATCACTATTAATTACCAACAAAGGGACGTTTCTCTGGTTGGAAAGGCTCATTCATTACAAGCTGTCATCAGAAGGACGCGGCATGCCCCTGGGAGGATTCCGACTCAGGGACGACACAGAGATAACTTCCTTATTCCGCATTTATTTATCGTTCAAGATTGGGCTTTGATCTGAGGAAACACAGCCCCTGCAATTTGAAGTTCATATTAACACCAGTAACCAGATGGTACCTCTCCACTGGATTTTGCTTCTGGGGCTCAGAGATGGGAGGACAACGAAGCTTGCCCATTTTTCTCCCTCCTGTCCTTTTCGGAGAGTTTATAGCAAGAAATCAAATATTAAAACTGCATCCCCAGTGGTCAGTTTGTGCTGCCAGAGGCTGAATCTCAGTGGCCACCACTAGGGGGACCCAGAGTCCCTGTGCTTTGTCAGGGAGGAAGTTTCTGGTCCGTGGGAACTGATGGAGCTCCCTGTTTGAGTCGgtttcccctcccttctccctgatCCAGGCTCCTCGCgctttccctcctcccccttctcccttcctcccacacAACTATTGCCTCACCAGTGTGCCCCAAAGTCAGGGTCGGGGACAGAGAGACCTGTGCACGTGTATAGCACTTATTTAGCATTTCacaataattattttgttttagacGTTCCTTTTGTCTCAAGCAAAGGAGCCCAATTTATGCAATACCTTTTACTCACCTTTTCATTGcttgcagcattttaaaaaatctaccgcTGAAAGTTTTACCACCTTAGGAGAAGTTTGTTAGAGGTAATGGCCTTGCCTGTTGGGTCCAGGGTGGCAGAGATGTGGCAAGAATGACTTTCAGTGGATGGATGACCGAGCTCAAGTTATGGGCAGATGAAGAGTCTGGAGTCTGGCCAGTGGCCATGCATTTTCAGATTGTGTAAACCCACCCTGAGCCTCAAGTTGAAGACCTCAGAGCATAGAAGGGCCGCTTGTACAACTAAAAGAGCATCCCAAGGCTAATATCGATAACTCAGAAGACAGTAAAGCAATGTGTGGATTAGTGTTCTAGTTTATGCCTATCCTATGGGACACTATTGTTAGCTTAGGTCAGCAGTTACAACTCTTATTTCATAGAACGTTACAGATCAATATGGAAGGACCTCCCTTGTGGCTGGGATGTGtaagacatatgaaaagatatgaGTGAAGACTTCAGTAAAAACAGACCATTTCTCTAGTTCTAGAAGACATCATCTTGGTTAAAATATTCCAACAATTAGCTGTTCACAGCAGAAGGGTCAATAGGACTATGGTGAGTGGGTctcaatttttattcttttctgcttGAGTTATTTACTGGGTCTGCATTATTGCATCTACAGGAGATGTGGCAGTTAGAGTATAGAGGAAAGACACCAAGTTCTCACTCGACATACAAGAAAAGCCCAGGCTGTGGGTCTTGCAAATGACTCCCAAAGAAGGggcaaaattgcatttttattaaaGCAATTTGTCAGGTTTTCCTTTGAAAGGCTTAACTTCTTCTTCCTGTCTTGGCAATAAATAGCCTCAAGTTATACAAACTAAACAATGCTTTAAAACCGCCTAAAACTGCTTTAGAGGGAGATCAAATTATAGTTTaagtaaatgtttgaaaaattaaaatatattaagagatgttttaaaaaattattaattgtgctcgggcctgttgcactgggaagacagagaggaatagggtggagagggaggtgggaggggggatcgggatggggaatacatgtaactccatggctgatttaaaaaaattattaatttattttcccaaggatttttttttttttttaaagaaagctcaaTGGTTAGACTTATTGGTGGACATCCTCAAGGTTAGAGGCTACATACTATTTCATGAATAAAAAGGTGACGTCAATAGTGAGGTAGGTTCGGTTTTCCATGTCTTGTCGTGAGTAAGGATGTGAAGTCCGGCTTAACACGAACATCCATCCCCAGACCACCCAGAGCGGGCACATCTTACCTGTAGCTTCTACCATTCCTTCCAGGATGACCACAATTTCCAGTTCCTCTTTGGGCAGCTGGGCTTTGGAGATCTCCCAGAAAGGACTCTGCTGGTTAATTTCGTGACTGATGATGAGCGGAGACACCAGAAACAGACGGTCATCCCCCGTGTAATACCCGACGTTGATGTCCGTCTGGTTCAGAGGGATGAACTCCCCTTCCGAGGTCTGTTTGGATTTAATCAGCTTGGCTCTGATGGAAGCCTCTACGATGTGGGAATTCCTCAGATCCCCCACCCGAAACATCAGGCACAGTTTCCCGTCCCGCATGGAGATCACCGCGTGCGTGGAAAAAACCAGGGTCTCCGCCCTCTTCTTGGGCTGCGATATTTTAACGAACATGCACCCCACCATGAAAGCGTTGACAATGGACCCCAACACCGACTGGATGAGGAGGAGGATGATGCCCTCCGGGCACTTGTCCGTGATGACCCGGTAGCCATAACCGATGGtggtttctgtctctatggagaACAAAAAAGCAGAGACGAACCCGTTGAGGTTGGTGACGCATGGAGTCCACGACGGGTCCTCTATGTGATCCATGTCTCCTCGGATGTATGCAATTAGCCACCAGATCATCCCGAAAAAGAGCCACGTCACGGTGTAAACCATGACGAAGATCAGC
Proteins encoded:
- the KCNJ6 gene encoding G protein-activated inward rectifier potassium channel 2, whose amino-acid sequence is MDQDVESPVAIHQPKLPKQARDDLPRHVSRDRTKRKIQRYVRKDGKCNVHHGNVRETYRYLTDIFTTLVDLKWRFNLLIFVMVYTVTWLFFGMIWWLIAYIRGDMDHIEDPSWTPCVTNLNGFVSAFLFSIETETTIGYGYRVITDKCPEGIILLLIQSVLGSIVNAFMVGCMFVKISQPKKRAETLVFSTHAVISMRDGKLCLMFRVGDLRNSHIVEASIRAKLIKSKQTSEGEFIPLNQTDINVGYYTGDDRLFLVSPLIISHEINQQSPFWEISKAQLPKEELEIVVILEGMVEATGMTCQARSSYITSEILWGYRFTPVLTLEDGFYEVDYNSFHETYETSTPSLSAKELAELASRAELPLSWSVSSKLNQHAELETEEEDKSPEEQTERNGDVANLENESKV